The sequence below is a genomic window from Thermodesulfobacteriota bacterium.
GAGACCGAGATCGGCATCGCCGGCAAGGAGACCGCCATCGGCGATGCCATCGGCCTGGCGGTCAAAAGGCTCAAGGAGGTGCCGCAAGGCAAGGCGGCCCTGGTGCTCCTCACCGATGGCGCCAACACCGCAGGCCTGGTGCCGCCGAAGCAGGCTGCTGACCTGGCCGCCCAGGCTGGCATCAGGATCTACACCATCGGCGTCGGTGCTGACCGGGTGGTGGTCCGGGGCTTTCTGGGCAGCCGGGTGGTGAACCCCTCCGCCGATCTCGACGAAGAGACCCTGGAGTACCTGGCCAGCGCCACCGGCGGCAGGTTCTTCCGGGCCAAGGACAAGGAAGGCCTGGCCGAGGTCTACCGCCGCATCGACGAGCTGGAGCCGGTTGCCACCGAAAGCCTGGTGGTGCGGCCCAGGACCGATCTCTTTGTCTGGCCCCTGGCCGCCGCCCTGACGCTGTCTGCCCTGCGGGCGGCGGCGGCCCTTTGGCCCCGCCGGCCGCGACGAGAAGCCCATGCCCCATCTGCCGCCTGACTTCCATTTCCTGCGGCCGTTCTGGCTCTGGGCCCTGGTGCCGGCCGCCCTGCTCCTGGCTGGTCTGTGGTGGCAGCGGCTGCGGGCCGCCGGCCTGGAGCGGATCTGCGACCCGGGCCTTCTGCCCCACCTCCTGGTCGATCACGGCCGCCGCGCCAGCCGCCTCCCCCTGGCGCTCATTGCCTGCGCCTGGCTCCTGGCCGTCACCGCCCTGGCCGGGCCGGTCTGGCAGCGCCAGCCCCAGCAGGTGTTCCGTCTCGGCTCCGGCCGGGTGCTGGTGCTGGACCTCTCCCCCTCCATGGCCGCCACCGACATCACCCCCAGCCGGCTGGCCCGGGCCCGCTACGAGATCGAGGACCTGCTCAGGAACAACCGGGAGGGCCGCACCGGTCTTGTGGTCTTCGCCGCCGAGCCCCACGTGGTGGTGCCCCTCACCGAGGACGTCGCCACCATCGCCGCCATGCTGCCGGCCCTGGCCGTGGAGATCATGCCTGTGGCCGGCGACCTCGCCGGGCCAGCCCTGGCCAAGGCCGCCTCCCTGCTCCGGCAGGCTGGCGTGAAGGACGGCGACCTCATCCTGGTGAGCGACGGGGTGGACGACCTGGCCAGCTGCCTGGAGCGGGCCGGGGAGCTGCGACAGCAGGGCATCCGACTGTCGGTATTGGGAATCGGCACGGCCAGCGGCGCGCCCGTGCCGGCCCCGTCCGGCCGTGGCTTTGTCACCGGTCCGGATGGCGCCCCCCGGCTGGCCAGGCTGGACAGCGCCTCCCTGACGCAACTGGCCACCGCTGGCGGCGGCCGCTACAGCCCGCTTCTGGCCGACGATCGGGACAGCTTCGCCCTCCTGGCCGGCCCGCCCAGCCAGGGCCGCACCGGCGGCGAGGCTCTGGAAGGAGGGGTCGAGCGTTGGCAGGAGGAAGGGGTCTGGCTGGTGCTGCCGATCCTCCTCCTGGCCCTGGCCGGCTGCCGGCGGGGCTGGCTGGGCCTGGCTCTCTTCCTCTTCCTGGCGGCGCCCCGGCCGGCCGCGGCCTTCGGCTGGCAGGACCTGTGGCTGCGGCCGGACCAGCAGGCCGCAGGGCTGTTGGCCGCAGGCCAGGCCAAAGAGGCGGTGGCCCGCTTCCAGGATCCGGCCTGGCGGGCGGTGGCCCAGCACCAGGCCGGCG
It includes:
- a CDS encoding VWA domain-containing protein, which produces MIRLAWPWLLVALPLPWLAWRLLPPAPAVSPPALFAPFVLAVFGDRPTTAARRRRWTRVLAALVWLLLVMAAARPQWLGEPVELPQTGRSLMLAVDASGSMEIPDLDLSGSEANRLAVVKEVAGEFIRRRVGDRIGLVIFGSQAYLQAPLTLDRTTVANLLAETEIGIAGKETAIGDAIGLAVKRLKEVPQGKAALVLLTDGANTAGLVPPKQAADLAAQAGIRIYTIGVGADRVVVRGFLGSRVVNPSADLDEETLEYLASATGGRFFRAKDKEGLAEVYRRIDELEPVATESLVVRPRTDLFVWPLAAALTLSALRAAAALWPRRPRREAHAPSAA
- a CDS encoding VWA domain-containing protein produces the protein MPHLPPDFHFLRPFWLWALVPAALLLAGLWWQRLRAAGLERICDPGLLPHLLVDHGRRASRLPLALIACAWLLAVTALAGPVWQRQPQQVFRLGSGRVLVLDLSPSMAATDITPSRLARARYEIEDLLRNNREGRTGLVVFAAEPHVVVPLTEDVATIAAMLPALAVEIMPVAGDLAGPALAKAASLLRQAGVKDGDLILVSDGVDDLASCLERAGELRQQGIRLSVLGIGTASGAPVPAPSGRGFVTGPDGAPRLARLDSASLTQLATAGGGRYSPLLADDRDSFALLAGPPSQGRTGGEALEGGVERWQEEGVWLVLPILLLALAGCRRGWLGLALFLFLAAPRPAAAFGWQDLWLRPDQQAAGLLAAGQAKEAVARFQDPAWRAVAQHQAGDYRAAAETGQAAPDARGKYNLGNSLAKAGRLPEAAEAYRQSLQLAPDDGDAQHNLELVQRLLDEQERQQPGHDQDDQGSQDQNQGQGQGQDGDQQEQGQDK